The Panicum virgatum strain AP13 chromosome 5K, P.virgatum_v5, whole genome shotgun sequence genome has a window encoding:
- the LOC120705665 gene encoding MADS-box transcription factor 3-like isoform X4, whose product MLNMMADLSCGSSKVKEQPAPTGSSDKPGRGKIEIKRIENTTNRQVTFCKRRNGLLKKAYELSVLCDAEVALIVFSSRGRLYEYANNSVKATIERYKKANSDTSNSGTVAEVNAQHYQQESAKLRQTINSLQNSNRTLVGDAIQTMSLRDLKQMEGRLEKGISKIRARKNELLYAEVEYMQKREMDLQSDNMYLRSKVAENNERGQPPMNMMGAPSTSEYDHMAPYDSRNFLQVNIMQQPQHYSHQLQPTTLQLGQQPFS is encoded by the exons ATGCTCAACATGATG GCTGATCTGAGCTGCGGGTCGTCCAAGGTGAAAGAGCAGCCGGCGCCGACCGGCTCCAGCGACAAGCCGGGGAGGGGCAAGATCGAGATCAAGCGCATCGAGAACACGACCAACCGGCAGGTCACCTTCTGCAAGCGCCGCAACGGCCTCCTTAAGAAGGCGTACGAGCTCTCCGTGCTCTGCGATGCCGAGGTCGCGCTCATCGTCTTCTCCAGCCGCGGCCGCCTCTACGAGTACGCCAACAACAG TGTGAAGGCCACCATTGAGAGGTACAAGAAGGCCAACAGTGACACCTCCAACTCTGGCACGGTTGCAGAAGTCAATGCCCAG CATTACCAGCAGGAGTCCGCCAAGCTGCGCCAGACTATCAATAGCTTGCAAAACTCAAACAG GACCTTGGTGGGAGATGCAATCCAGACCATGAGCCTCAGGGATCTTAAGCAGATGGAGGGCAGGCTGGAGAAAGGAATAAGCAAGATTAGAGCTAGAAAG AACGAGCTGTTATACGCTGAAGTTGAGTACATGCAGAAAAGG GAGATGGATCTACAGAGTGACAACATGTACTTGAGGAGCAAG GTCGCCGAGAACAATGAAAGGGGACAGCCGCCGATGAACATGATGGGAGCACCGTCGACAAGCGAATATGATCACATGGCCCCCTACGACTCGAGAAACTTCCTTCAAGTGAATATTATGCAGCAGCCTCAGCATTACTCCCATCAGCTCCAACCAACAACGCTTCAGCTCGG GCAACAACCCTTCAGTTAA
- the LOC120705665 gene encoding MADS-box transcription factor 3-like isoform X3 produces the protein MLNMMADLSCGSSKVKEQPAPTGSSDKPGRGKIEIKRIENTTNRQVTFCKRRNGLLKKAYELSVLCDAEVALIVFSSRGRLYEYANNSVKATIERYKKANSDTSNSGTVAEVNAQHYQQESAKLRQTINSLQNSNSRTLVGDAIQTMSLRDLKQMEGRLEKGISKIRARKNELLYAEVEYMQKREMDLQSDNMYLRSKVAENNERGQPPMNMMGAPSTSEYDHMAPYDSRNFLQVNIMQQPQHYSHQLQPTTLQLGQQPFS, from the exons ATGCTCAACATGATG GCTGATCTGAGCTGCGGGTCGTCCAAGGTGAAAGAGCAGCCGGCGCCGACCGGCTCCAGCGACAAGCCGGGGAGGGGCAAGATCGAGATCAAGCGCATCGAGAACACGACCAACCGGCAGGTCACCTTCTGCAAGCGCCGCAACGGCCTCCTTAAGAAGGCGTACGAGCTCTCCGTGCTCTGCGATGCCGAGGTCGCGCTCATCGTCTTCTCCAGCCGCGGCCGCCTCTACGAGTACGCCAACAACAG TGTGAAGGCCACCATTGAGAGGTACAAGAAGGCCAACAGTGACACCTCCAACTCTGGCACGGTTGCAGAAGTCAATGCCCAG CATTACCAGCAGGAGTCCGCCAAGCTGCGCCAGACTATCAATAGCTTGCAAAACTCAAACAG TAGGACCTTGGTGGGAGATGCAATCCAGACCATGAGCCTCAGGGATCTTAAGCAGATGGAGGGCAGGCTGGAGAAAGGAATAAGCAAGATTAGAGCTAGAAAG AACGAGCTGTTATACGCTGAAGTTGAGTACATGCAGAAAAGG GAGATGGATCTACAGAGTGACAACATGTACTTGAGGAGCAAG GTCGCCGAGAACAATGAAAGGGGACAGCCGCCGATGAACATGATGGGAGCACCGTCGACAAGCGAATATGATCACATGGCCCCCTACGACTCGAGAAACTTCCTTCAAGTGAATATTATGCAGCAGCCTCAGCATTACTCCCATCAGCTCCAACCAACAACGCTTCAGCTCGG GCAACAACCCTTCAGTTAA
- the LOC120705665 gene encoding MADS-box transcription factor 3-like isoform X1, translating to MLNMMADLSCGSSKVKEQPAPTGSSDKPGRGKIEIKRIENTTNRQVTFCKRRNGLLKKAYELSVLCDAEVALIVFSSRGRLYEYANNSVKATIERYKKANSDTSNSGTVAEVNAQHYQQESAKLRQTINSLQNSNSRTLVGDAIQTMSLRDLKQMEGRLEKGISKIRARKNELLYAEVEYMQKREMDLQSDNMYLRSKVAENNERGQPPMNMMGAPSTSEYDHMAPYDSRNFLQVNIMQQPQHYSHQLQPTTLQLGTCFITQLEVGDLSSSYIPVLLNN from the exons ATGCTCAACATGATG GCTGATCTGAGCTGCGGGTCGTCCAAGGTGAAAGAGCAGCCGGCGCCGACCGGCTCCAGCGACAAGCCGGGGAGGGGCAAGATCGAGATCAAGCGCATCGAGAACACGACCAACCGGCAGGTCACCTTCTGCAAGCGCCGCAACGGCCTCCTTAAGAAGGCGTACGAGCTCTCCGTGCTCTGCGATGCCGAGGTCGCGCTCATCGTCTTCTCCAGCCGCGGCCGCCTCTACGAGTACGCCAACAACAG TGTGAAGGCCACCATTGAGAGGTACAAGAAGGCCAACAGTGACACCTCCAACTCTGGCACGGTTGCAGAAGTCAATGCCCAG CATTACCAGCAGGAGTCCGCCAAGCTGCGCCAGACTATCAATAGCTTGCAAAACTCAAACAG TAGGACCTTGGTGGGAGATGCAATCCAGACCATGAGCCTCAGGGATCTTAAGCAGATGGAGGGCAGGCTGGAGAAAGGAATAAGCAAGATTAGAGCTAGAAAG AACGAGCTGTTATACGCTGAAGTTGAGTACATGCAGAAAAGG GAGATGGATCTACAGAGTGACAACATGTACTTGAGGAGCAAG GTCGCCGAGAACAATGAAAGGGGACAGCCGCCGATGAACATGATGGGAGCACCGTCGACAAGCGAATATGATCACATGGCCCCCTACGACTCGAGAAACTTCCTTCAAGTGAATATTATGCAGCAGCCTCAGCATTACTCCCATCAGCTCCAACCAACAACGCTTCAGCTCGG AACGTGCTTCATCACACAGTTGGAGGTTGGCGACCTGAGTTCTTCATATATACCTGTGTTGCTGAATAATTAA
- the LOC120705665 gene encoding MADS-box transcription factor 3-like isoform X5 — translation MLNMMADLSCGSSKVKEQPAPTGSSDKPGRGKIEIKRIENTTNRQVTFCKRRNGLLKKAYELSVLCDAEVALIVFSSRGRLYEYANNSVKATIERYKKANSDTSNSGTVAEVNAQHYQQESAKLRQTINSLQNSNSRTLVGDAIQTMSLRDLKQMEGRLEKGISKIRARKNELLYAEVEYMQKREMDLQSDNMYLRSKVAENNERGQPPMNMMGAPSTSEYDHMAPYDSRNFLQVNIMQQPQHYSHQLQPTTLQLG, via the exons ATGCTCAACATGATG GCTGATCTGAGCTGCGGGTCGTCCAAGGTGAAAGAGCAGCCGGCGCCGACCGGCTCCAGCGACAAGCCGGGGAGGGGCAAGATCGAGATCAAGCGCATCGAGAACACGACCAACCGGCAGGTCACCTTCTGCAAGCGCCGCAACGGCCTCCTTAAGAAGGCGTACGAGCTCTCCGTGCTCTGCGATGCCGAGGTCGCGCTCATCGTCTTCTCCAGCCGCGGCCGCCTCTACGAGTACGCCAACAACAG TGTGAAGGCCACCATTGAGAGGTACAAGAAGGCCAACAGTGACACCTCCAACTCTGGCACGGTTGCAGAAGTCAATGCCCAG CATTACCAGCAGGAGTCCGCCAAGCTGCGCCAGACTATCAATAGCTTGCAAAACTCAAACAG TAGGACCTTGGTGGGAGATGCAATCCAGACCATGAGCCTCAGGGATCTTAAGCAGATGGAGGGCAGGCTGGAGAAAGGAATAAGCAAGATTAGAGCTAGAAAG AACGAGCTGTTATACGCTGAAGTTGAGTACATGCAGAAAAGG GAGATGGATCTACAGAGTGACAACATGTACTTGAGGAGCAAG GTCGCCGAGAACAATGAAAGGGGACAGCCGCCGATGAACATGATGGGAGCACCGTCGACAAGCGAATATGATCACATGGCCCCCTACGACTCGAGAAACTTCCTTCAAGTGAATATTATGCAGCAGCCTCAGCATTACTCCCATCAGCTCCAACCAACAACGCTTCAGCTCGG ATGA
- the LOC120705665 gene encoding MADS-box transcription factor 3-like isoform X2: protein MLNMMADLSCGSSKVKEQPAPTGSSDKPGRGKIEIKRIENTTNRQVTFCKRRNGLLKKAYELSVLCDAEVALIVFSSRGRLYEYANNSVKATIERYKKANSDTSNSGTVAEVNAQHYQQESAKLRQTINSLQNSNRTLVGDAIQTMSLRDLKQMEGRLEKGISKIRARKNELLYAEVEYMQKREMDLQSDNMYLRSKVAENNERGQPPMNMMGAPSTSEYDHMAPYDSRNFLQVNIMQQPQHYSHQLQPTTLQLGTCFITQLEVGDLSSSYIPVLLNN, encoded by the exons ATGCTCAACATGATG GCTGATCTGAGCTGCGGGTCGTCCAAGGTGAAAGAGCAGCCGGCGCCGACCGGCTCCAGCGACAAGCCGGGGAGGGGCAAGATCGAGATCAAGCGCATCGAGAACACGACCAACCGGCAGGTCACCTTCTGCAAGCGCCGCAACGGCCTCCTTAAGAAGGCGTACGAGCTCTCCGTGCTCTGCGATGCCGAGGTCGCGCTCATCGTCTTCTCCAGCCGCGGCCGCCTCTACGAGTACGCCAACAACAG TGTGAAGGCCACCATTGAGAGGTACAAGAAGGCCAACAGTGACACCTCCAACTCTGGCACGGTTGCAGAAGTCAATGCCCAG CATTACCAGCAGGAGTCCGCCAAGCTGCGCCAGACTATCAATAGCTTGCAAAACTCAAACAG GACCTTGGTGGGAGATGCAATCCAGACCATGAGCCTCAGGGATCTTAAGCAGATGGAGGGCAGGCTGGAGAAAGGAATAAGCAAGATTAGAGCTAGAAAG AACGAGCTGTTATACGCTGAAGTTGAGTACATGCAGAAAAGG GAGATGGATCTACAGAGTGACAACATGTACTTGAGGAGCAAG GTCGCCGAGAACAATGAAAGGGGACAGCCGCCGATGAACATGATGGGAGCACCGTCGACAAGCGAATATGATCACATGGCCCCCTACGACTCGAGAAACTTCCTTCAAGTGAATATTATGCAGCAGCCTCAGCATTACTCCCATCAGCTCCAACCAACAACGCTTCAGCTCGG AACGTGCTTCATCACACAGTTGGAGGTTGGCGACCTGAGTTCTTCATATATACCTGTGTTGCTGAATAATTAA
- the LOC120705664 gene encoding zinc finger MYM-type protein 1-like, producing MIQLLADFNPEIASVVLESAPKFCKYTSPKIQKEILSIFAMKVRKHIREEIGNAKFSILVDETCDVAKREQMALVFRFVDKYGVLQERFFDLIHVKNTKALTLKEELCSVLSKYSFDIQNLRGQGYDGASNMRGELNGLQALFLRECPYAYYVHCYAHRLQLALVAAAKDVVPVTQFFQHLVFIVNTVDSSSKRHDELHDAQMVELARLLAIDELETGQGANQIHSLKRPGETRWGSHFGSVSSLMDMFNPVSSVLQNLAADSTAGANRADGDTSFKYLTSFEFVFVLCMMREIFEITEQLGQALQKKSQDIVNALRLVQSTKVLLEQMRSDDGWETFICKVVEFCVGHGIAIPDMEGTYILRGGRARRQPDHFTNERYFRVEIFRATINTQLAELNLKFNEKVMDLLSISVTLIPKNGFVSFQANEICKLVEKYYPAYFNRQEMIGLERQLNHFVLDASSSADMTNIATLVELCRVLVETGRHRIFNLVDRLVRLLVTLPVSTAAAERAFSILKITKTRLRNKMEDEYLANNLLVHIESEIVRHYTYDDIITDFKNQKNRRADL from the coding sequence ATGATACAACTTCTTGCAGATTTTAATCCTGAAATTGCTAGTGTGGTTTTAGAAAGTGCTCCAAAATTTTGCAAGTACACCTCACCTAAGATCCAAAAGGAGATATTGAGTATTTTTGCAATGAAAGTCAGAAAGCATATCCGTGAGGAAATCGGCAATGCTAAGTTCTCTATTCTTGTGgatgaaacatgtgatgtggcaAAAAGAGAGCAAATGGCACTTGTTTTCAGATTTGTTGATAAATATGGTGTTTTACAAGAACGGTTCTTTGACTTGATACATGTAAAGAACACCAAAGCATTGACACTAAAAGAGGAATTATGTTCTGTATTGTCCAAGTATTCCTTTGATATCCAGAACCTCCGTGGCCAAGGGTACGATGGTGCCAGCAATATGAGGGGGGAGTTGAATGGACTGCAAGCACTTTTTCTGAGAGAATGTCCTTATGCATATTATGTCCATTGCTATGCACATCGTCTGCAACTTGCTCTTGTCGCTGCAGCAAAGGATGTGGTTCCTGTTACCCAATTTTTTCAGCACCTGGTCTTTATTGTAAACACAGTTGACTCATCATCAAAGCGTCACGACGAGCTCCATGATGCCCAAATGGTTGAACTTGCACGCTTACTAGCTATTGATGAGCTTGAGACAGGTCAAGGAGCAAATCAAATCCACTCATTGAAACGCCCAGGAGAGACTAGATGGGGTTCTCATTTTGGTTCTGTTTCTAGCCTTATGGACATGTTCAATCCAGTAAGTTCAGTTCTACAAAATTTAGCTGCTGATTCAACAGCTGGTGCAAACCGTGCTGATGGAGATACTTCTTTCAAGTACCTGACATCTTTTGAATTTGTGTTTGTCCTATGTATGATGAGGGAAATTTTTGAAATAACTGAACAACTTGGTCAAGCTCTACAGAAGAAATCACAGGACATAGTTAATGCTCTTCGCCTAGTGCAATCTACAAAAGTTCTTCTTGAGCAAATGAGATCTGATGATGGATGGGAAACTTTTATTTGCAAGGTTGTTGAGTTCTGTGTGGGTCATGGTATTGCTATTCCGGACATGGAAGGAACATACATTTTGCGTGGTGGTCGTGCTCGTCGTCAACCTGATCACTTTACTAATGAGCGTTACTTTCGAGTGGAAATATTTCGTGCAACAATTAACACTCAGCTTGCTGAATTAAATTTGAAGTTCAATGAGAAGGTGATGGATTTGTTGTCCATTAGTGTTACACTGATACCAAAAAATGGATTCGTATCATTCCAAGCAAATGAGATATGCAAATTGGTTGAGAAGTACTATCCAGCATATTTCAATCGACAAGAGATGATTGGATTAGAGCGCCAGCTCAACCATTTTGTTCTTGATGCTTCTAGCAGTGCAGATATGACAAATATTGCAACTTTAGTGGAGCTTTGTCGAGTACTTGTTGAGACAGGACGACACAGGATCTTTAACTTGGTTGATAGATTAGTCCGTTTGCTTGTTACACTGCCAGTttccactgctgctgctgagcgTGCTTTCTCTATCTTGAagatcaccaagacaaggcTGCGCAACAAGATGGAAGATGAGTACCTTGCCAATAACTTGCTGGTCCATATTGAAAGT